From a single Oreochromis niloticus isolate F11D_XX linkage group LG3, O_niloticus_UMD_NMBU, whole genome shotgun sequence genomic region:
- the mblac1 gene encoding metallo-beta-lactamase domain-containing protein 1, which yields MMEVASDGCCSSFKKVPLSETELDFCGQAYSVSVLKPGYCCPETDGAFRADGTITLIMGLKNILVDTGGPWDRDFLLTSLKKRGLDPENIELVVGTHGHSDHIGNLSLFPTAKMIIGYDISDGDRYSPSELAEGKTHTVDEHVSIVPTPGHTGQDISVQVKGTSAGTVLIAGDLFECCSDENSWRDLSMNAAVHEVSRQEALRTADVIVPGHGLPFRVLRNK from the exons ATGATGGAGGTAGCCTCTGATGGATGTTGTTCTTCCTTTAAGAAAGTCCCTCTGTCAGAGACGGAGTTGGATTTCTGTGGTCAGGCGTACTCCGTGTCCGTCCTGAAACCCGGATATTGTTGTCCGGAGACTGACGGTGCCTTCAGGGCCGACGGGACCATCACTCTGATAATGGGACTCAAGAATATCCTGGTCGATACCGGGGGACCGTGGGACCGGGACTTCCTTCTTACGTCCTTAAAAAAGAGAGGTTTGGACCCAGAAAACATCGAGTTGGTCGTGGGCACCCACGGACACTCAGACCACATTGGAAATCTGAGTCTTTTCCCAACTGCAAAGATGATTATTGGATATGACATCAGTGATGGGGACAGATACAGTCCCAGCGAGCTGGCAGAGGGAAAGACTCACACCGTCGATGAGCAT GTGTCTATAGTTCCCACTCCAGGCCACACAGGACAAGATATCAGCGTGCAGGTGAAGGGGACCTCAGCAGGCACCGTGCTGATCGCAGGAGATCTGTTTGAGTGCTGCTCAGACGAGAACAGTTGGCGGGATCTAAGTATGAACGCTGCAGTACACGAGGTCAGCCGCCAGGAGGCCTTACGTACTGCCGACGTGATCGTACCAGGACACGGACTTCCATTCAGAGTTCTCAGGAACAAGTGA
- the si:dkey-3k24.8 gene encoding lysophosphatidic acid receptor 6 isoform X1, protein MWQRYQLTTEVLFFCCYWIVTNLIIKQLTMSISNTTACTNDSTSHFDIIHVCLYSFIFIVGLTLNVIALVFFFCQIKSRSPTVVYMTNLTMADFLLILTLPVRICYHLGLKGIPPVLCDCLGLILKANMYGSILFLACICFDRCIAVSFPMSSRIQRARQKSRLVCLGVWILSFGPSLPIYILKRENVSLNVTKNCFDNPPVYATQPAVVFSTLLLGFGLPLAIMLICSWILVHTVQKSPVAQTNLVDSRKIRRMIATSLLIFLISFSPYHATLVVLSLHRDAITSRTCNGMQPMLAAYRYSLVVACLNTVLNPIAYYFTTDTFRKNVVIGTVQKMFPLYNLSSGQR, encoded by the exons ATGTGGCAAAGATATCAGCTCACCACAGAAGtgctcttcttctgctgctacTGGATCGTTACAAATTTGATCATCAAACAG CTCACGATGTCCATCAGCAACACCACTGCCTGCACCAATGACAGTACGAGCCACTTCGACATCATCCACGTGTGCTTGTACTCCTTCATCTTCATCGTGGGTCTTACTTTGAATGTTATAGctctggtattttttttttgtcaaatcaAATCCAGATCCCCAACAGTTGTCTACATGACCAACCTGACCATGGCGGACTTTTTACTCATCCTCACATTGCCAGTGAGAATCTGCTACCACCTTGGATTAAAAGGCATTCCTCCGGTGTTGTGCGATTGCCTTGGCTTGATCCTGAAGGCCAACATGTACGGGAGCATCTTATTCCTTGCTTGTATTTGCTTTGACCGCTGCATCGCTGTCAGCTTTCCTATGTCTTCAAGAATTCAGAGAGCAAGACAGAAGTCACGGTTGGTTTGTCTTGGAGTCTGGATACTGTCCTTTGGTCCAAGTCTGCCAATCTACATCCTCAAGCgtgaaaatgtttctttaaatgttaCTAAAAATTGTTTTGATAACCCACCAGTTTATGCCACACAACCAGCAGtagttttttccactttattgcTGGGGTTTGGCCTCCCTTTAGCAATTATGCTAATATGCTCCTGGATATTGGTTCATACTGTTCAAAAAAGCCCTGTGGCTCAGACAAATCTGGTGGACAGCAGAAAGATCCGGAGGATGATCGCTACAAGCCTGCTTATTTTCCTAATCAGTTTCTCTCCATACCATGCTACCCTAGTTGTCCTCTCCCTGCACAGAGACGCTATAACCTCTAGAACTTGTAATGGTATGCAGCCCATGTTGGCTGCATACCGCTACAGCCTGGTGGTGGCTTGTCTAAACACAGTGCTTAACCCCATTGCATATTATTTCACCACAGATACCTTCAGGAAGAACGTTGTGATAGGCACTGTTCAAAAGATGTTCCCCCTGTACAATCTGAGTTCAGGGCAGAGATAG
- the LOC109196286 gene encoding uncharacterized protein LOC109196286, whose protein sequence is MEKLADYMYSYTAYPTGLQIGEVAEALVKKHPCLTEPGSRNGWMGWMYSLKYKMGNYRSKLRSLGVPEVTCNSLKNKHPDDEAPAKNIKARKGEVLFLPHYPGQDGKEQQELERQQLIDECKKKNSTAIKDLMCKTFAHRRHDIISQQLSVSDIKDRWPALFDVSQVSAEFHRITTLNLEPKFMSSLDLYSSKLLSLFQAKKGAAGQRHRAQLNLLLQSGNSIEKKREVIIRCLIDHLGEDPSALIKTFEVGAINLF, encoded by the exons ATGGAAAAATTAGCTGATTATATGTACAGCTACACAGCCTACCCTACTGGCCTTCAGATTGGAGAAGTGGCAGAGGCTCTGGTCAAAAAGCACCCATGTCTGACAGAGCCAGGCAGTCGTAATGGCTGGATGGGATGGATGTATAGTCTTAAATACAAGATGGGAAATTACAGGTCAAAGTTACGAAGTCTTGGAGTTCCAGAGGTTACTTGCAACTCACTGAAGAACAAGCACCCTGATGACGAGGCTCCAGCGAAGAACATAAAGGCGCGGAAAGGAGAAGTGCTGTTTCTGCCACACTATCCAGGACAAGATGGTAAAGAACAGCAAGAGCTGGAGCGACAACAACTGATTGATGAGtgtaagaagaaaaacagcacagCCATCAAGGATTTAATGTGCAAAACCTTTGCACATAGAAGACATGATATTATCAGCCAACAGCTGAGTGTCAGCGACATCAAGGACAGATGGCCGGCGTTGTTTGACGTCTCCCAA GTCAGTGCAGAGTTTCATAGAATCACGACCCTGAACCTTGAACCAAAGTTCATGTCATCGTTGGACTTGTATTCATCCAAACTCCTGTCCTTGTTTCAAGCCAAGAAAGGTGCTGCTGGACAACGCCACAGGGCACAGTTAAACCTTCTGCTTCAG AGTGGAAATTCCATCGAGAAAAAACGAGAAGTCATCATCAGATGTCTCATTGACCATCTGGGAGAGGATCCAAGTGCCTTAATCAAAACCTTTGAGGTTGGTGCAATAAATCTGTTTTAG
- the si:dkey-3k24.8 gene encoding lysophosphatidic acid receptor 6 isoform X2, with protein sequence MSISNTTACTNDSTSHFDIIHVCLYSFIFIVGLTLNVIALVFFFCQIKSRSPTVVYMTNLTMADFLLILTLPVRICYHLGLKGIPPVLCDCLGLILKANMYGSILFLACICFDRCIAVSFPMSSRIQRARQKSRLVCLGVWILSFGPSLPIYILKRENVSLNVTKNCFDNPPVYATQPAVVFSTLLLGFGLPLAIMLICSWILVHTVQKSPVAQTNLVDSRKIRRMIATSLLIFLISFSPYHATLVVLSLHRDAITSRTCNGMQPMLAAYRYSLVVACLNTVLNPIAYYFTTDTFRKNVVIGTVQKMFPLYNLSSGQR encoded by the coding sequence ATGTCCATCAGCAACACCACTGCCTGCACCAATGACAGTACGAGCCACTTCGACATCATCCACGTGTGCTTGTACTCCTTCATCTTCATCGTGGGTCTTACTTTGAATGTTATAGctctggtattttttttttgtcaaatcaAATCCAGATCCCCAACAGTTGTCTACATGACCAACCTGACCATGGCGGACTTTTTACTCATCCTCACATTGCCAGTGAGAATCTGCTACCACCTTGGATTAAAAGGCATTCCTCCGGTGTTGTGCGATTGCCTTGGCTTGATCCTGAAGGCCAACATGTACGGGAGCATCTTATTCCTTGCTTGTATTTGCTTTGACCGCTGCATCGCTGTCAGCTTTCCTATGTCTTCAAGAATTCAGAGAGCAAGACAGAAGTCACGGTTGGTTTGTCTTGGAGTCTGGATACTGTCCTTTGGTCCAAGTCTGCCAATCTACATCCTCAAGCgtgaaaatgtttctttaaatgttaCTAAAAATTGTTTTGATAACCCACCAGTTTATGCCACACAACCAGCAGtagttttttccactttattgcTGGGGTTTGGCCTCCCTTTAGCAATTATGCTAATATGCTCCTGGATATTGGTTCATACTGTTCAAAAAAGCCCTGTGGCTCAGACAAATCTGGTGGACAGCAGAAAGATCCGGAGGATGATCGCTACAAGCCTGCTTATTTTCCTAATCAGTTTCTCTCCATACCATGCTACCCTAGTTGTCCTCTCCCTGCACAGAGACGCTATAACCTCTAGAACTTGTAATGGTATGCAGCCCATGTTGGCTGCATACCGCTACAGCCTGGTGGTGGCTTGTCTAAACACAGTGCTTAACCCCATTGCATATTATTTCACCACAGATACCTTCAGGAAGAACGTTGTGATAGGCACTGTTCAAAAGATGTTCCCCCTGTACAATCTGAGTTCAGGGCAGAGATAG